From the Ruminiclostridium josui JCM 17888 genome, one window contains:
- a CDS encoding MarR family winged helix-turn-helix transcriptional regulator has translation MPYDKLKLENQLCFPLYACSKEIIKKYKPYLDPLGITYTQYIALMALWEEDNITLKNLGKKLFLDSGTLTPLLKKMESQKLVLRQRSSDDERNVYIRLTEKGKNLREKALSIPDKIGSCIDLPVEEIVQLQKSLHKLLQQFD, from the coding sequence ATGCCATATGATAAACTAAAACTGGAAAATCAGCTATGCTTTCCTCTATATGCATGTTCAAAGGAGATTATAAAGAAATATAAACCTTATCTTGACCCATTAGGGATTACGTATACTCAATATATAGCTCTTATGGCCCTTTGGGAAGAAGATAATATAACTTTAAAGAATCTTGGTAAAAAGTTGTTTCTTGATTCCGGTACTCTAACTCCATTATTGAAAAAAATGGAGTCACAGAAGCTGGTTCTCAGGCAAAGAAGCTCTGATGATGAAAGGAATGTTTATATAAGGTTAACCGAAAAGGGAAAAAATCTTCGTGAAAAGGCACTGAGTATCCCTGACAAAATTGGCAGTTGTATTGACTTACCTGTGGAAGAGATTGTTCAACTGCAAAAATCTCTTCATAAACTGTTACAGCAATTTGATTAA
- a CDS encoding glutathione peroxidase gives MTIYDFKVKDAQKNEVSLGSYRGKVLLIVNTATGCGFTPQYEALENLYKKYKDKGLEILDFPCNQFLNQAPGTDEEIVEFCKLNYDVSFKTFSKIEVNGSNEAPLYTFLKKAFPSDTENEETSSFLKLLNDLGQSSVGSDIKWNFTKFLVDRNGNVVGRYSPTYKPEDLEAKIKELLGE, from the coding sequence ATGACAATATATGATTTTAAGGTAAAAGATGCCCAAAAAAATGAAGTTTCACTGGGTTCCTATAGAGGTAAGGTTCTTCTTATTGTTAATACAGCAACAGGATGCGGATTTACACCACAATATGAAGCTTTGGAAAACCTGTATAAAAAATATAAGGACAAAGGATTGGAAATTCTTGATTTTCCTTGCAACCAGTTTTTGAATCAGGCTCCCGGGACTGATGAAGAAATAGTGGAGTTCTGTAAACTAAATTATGATGTTTCTTTTAAAACCTTTTCTAAAATTGAAGTTAATGGAAGTAATGAAGCCCCCTTATACACATTTTTGAAAAAAGCGTTTCCTTCAGATACAGAGAACGAGGAGACTTCTTCCTTTTTAAAATTGCTTAATGATTTAGGCCAGAGCAGCGTAGGTTCAGATATTAAGTGGAACTTCACAAAATTCTTGGTTGACCGTAACGGCAATGTAGTTGGCAGATATTCTCCAACTTACAAACCCGAGGATTTAGAAGCAAAAATAAAGGAATTGCTGGGGGAATAG
- a CDS encoding ABC-F family ATP-binding cassette domain-containing protein produces MNILSAEGISKSYSEKILFNDISLGIGEGDKIGLIGINGTGKSTLLKVIAGIETADKGNIIRANKVRVGYLEQSPSFEPGTTVLQQVFNGHSPVMVLLREYEEILAKSSQNPGDKALEKRLVELMHKMDTMNAWTLESEAKTILTKLGIDSFEADVAALSGGQRKRIAMAGALINPTELLILDEPTNHIDNETVDWLEKYLNVRKGALLMVTHDRYFLDRVANRIIELDNGRLYSYQANYSKFLEMKAQREELEQASERKRQNLFRNELEWIRRGAQARSTKQKARIERFEKLKEADVPKQDENIEIQVGAARLGRKIIEVEDIKKSYGDKTVIDGFSYVLLRDDRIGIIGPNGAGKSTLLKILSGQLEPDSGKVEIGETVKTGFFTQENTDMDQNLRVIEYIRTVAEHIETANGSLSASQMLERFLFPPSVQWTPISKLSGGEKRRLYLLSILMSAPNILLLDEPTNDLDIQTLTILEAYLDEFPGAVITVSHDRYFLDRTANRIFSFEGNGEIIKYAGNYSDYREYMNLRGKSDNTDKAASPDKRNNSSQNKTEWQKNKEKPLKFTFKEQKEFEEIDDVIAALESDLEKVKKDIDKSATDFTKLQELLEKQQELEKELDLKMERWTYLYELAEKIENSKKK; encoded by the coding sequence TTGAATATTTTATCCGCTGAAGGTATTTCAAAAAGTTATAGTGAAAAAATACTATTTAATGATATATCGTTGGGCATAGGTGAGGGAGATAAAATTGGGCTTATAGGCATCAACGGAACAGGTAAAAGCACTCTTTTAAAGGTAATTGCAGGTATTGAGACTGCTGATAAAGGAAATATAATAAGGGCAAACAAAGTACGTGTAGGTTATCTTGAACAAAGTCCTTCCTTTGAACCGGGAACAACAGTGCTTCAACAGGTATTTAACGGACATTCCCCGGTTATGGTATTACTGAGAGAGTACGAAGAGATATTGGCGAAGAGCAGTCAGAATCCGGGAGACAAAGCCCTTGAAAAAAGGCTTGTTGAATTAATGCATAAGATGGACACAATGAATGCTTGGACTTTGGAAAGCGAAGCGAAAACCATACTTACAAAACTGGGAATTGATAGTTTTGAAGCAGATGTGGCAGCTCTGTCAGGAGGACAGAGGAAGAGAATTGCAATGGCAGGAGCATTGATTAATCCCACTGAACTGCTTATACTGGACGAGCCTACTAACCATATTGACAATGAAACTGTGGACTGGCTTGAAAAGTATCTGAATGTCAGAAAAGGCGCTCTTTTAATGGTTACACATGACAGGTACTTTCTGGACAGGGTTGCAAACAGGATAATAGAACTGGACAACGGTAGACTTTATAGTTATCAGGCCAATTACAGCAAATTTTTAGAAATGAAAGCTCAGCGTGAAGAGTTGGAACAAGCATCTGAAAGAAAGCGGCAGAACCTTTTTAGAAATGAATTGGAATGGATTAGAAGAGGTGCACAGGCACGTTCTACCAAGCAAAAGGCCAGAATAGAAAGATTTGAAAAGCTAAAAGAGGCAGATGTACCCAAACAGGATGAAAACATTGAAATTCAGGTGGGAGCAGCAAGACTTGGAAGAAAGATAATTGAAGTGGAGGATATAAAGAAATCCTATGGCGATAAGACCGTAATTGATGGTTTCAGTTATGTACTTTTAAGAGATGACAGAATAGGAATTATAGGGCCTAATGGTGCAGGAAAATCAACACTTTTGAAAATACTTTCAGGACAGCTTGAACCTGATTCTGGAAAAGTTGAAATCGGGGAGACAGTAAAAACTGGATTTTTTACTCAAGAAAATACAGATATGGATCAAAACCTTAGGGTTATTGAATATATCAGAACAGTGGCAGAGCATATAGAGACTGCAAACGGGAGCCTTAGTGCCTCGCAGATGCTGGAGAGGTTTCTATTTCCACCCAGTGTTCAGTGGACGCCTATCTCAAAGCTTTCAGGTGGAGAAAAAAGAAGGCTTTATCTTCTTAGCATACTTATGAGTGCTCCCAATATATTACTACTAGATGAGCCAACAAATGATTTGGATATACAGACTCTTACCATTTTGGAAGCATATTTGGACGAATTCCCGGGGGCGGTCATAACTGTGTCCCATGACAGGTACTTTCTGGATAGAACGGCAAACAGGATATTTTCCTTTGAAGGTAATGGAGAGATTATCAAGTATGCGGGAAACTACTCGGATTACAGAGAGTACATGAATTTGCGGGGAAAATCGGATAATACAGATAAGGCTGCTAGCCCAGATAAAAGGAACAACAGTTCACAAAATAAAACAGAGTGGCAAAAGAACAAGGAAAAACCACTTAAATTCACTTTCAAGGAACAGAAGGAATTTGAGGAAATAGATGATGTTATAGCGGCTCTTGAGTCTGACCTAGAAAAGGTAAAAAAGGATATTGATAAATCTGCAACAGATTTTACAAAGCTTCAGGAACTCCTTGAGAAACAGCAGGAACTTGAAAAGGAGTTGGACTTGAAAATGGAGCGGTGGACTTATCTGTATGAACTGGCTGAAAAGATAGAAAACAGCAAGAAAAAATAA